In the Tetrapisispora phaffii CBS 4417 chromosome 7, complete genome genome, one interval contains:
- the STE13 gene encoding Ste13p (similar to Saccharomyces cerevisiae STE13 (YOR219C); ancestral locus Anc_8.638) has translation MNDSTQSVLRKNLSSKLKRIDSEMSNLRLNDLDGNGHILNDADRLADLESRIPLETHEPEDHYFKGDYRSYWQRKFKTHYKVIIYLLFFLMFLLTIKFFAITFTSNDFEGENDFGSNDINRRSFDIENTMNGEFVISETLFKFIRPPKQLLKHEQDPGLYYTTEIQEDGSHLIKAGQLYNKEFNKNIIGTTFIYEGNEYQIHSIEVNYSVDTAILGTNIIKKYRHSSIGLYFIYSIDTNVIHPIHVDNTDKEWGLSYAHFSPAYNFIYFVHQNDLYFMDVKERRITRVSSNGNDIVFNGKTSWVYEEEVLSTDVAVWWAPDDSKFVFAEFNELDVNSMTFQLYTDPNLLNKYSSINYPLPGSKNPTVKLFLYTLNDNVLSKLEIGEGTQKYNNDVLIYDVAWLTPNELLLKISDRSSKELEVLIFNSEKNLLTRTRTVNSSAFNGWIEKQKKITVIPPNNAIGRRDYGYIDIQPDENGFNHLFFYAKLTSSLGRQLTAGDWEVTGAGVVGFDFETNTVLFTSNKASSFSQHLSGTRLDSNEPLKIESFQNPDDIYSFYEFSFSSSTRYVISRNLGPGVPVTNVGTLMEVVEEDESKSTALYLSKHLKLKETLNNYDLPVKSYKTMKMNDGVVIDYIEIKPLHIDSNKKYPLLVNVYGGPGSRTFDCKYGIEFESTVSSGLDAIVLQIEPRGTGGKGWAYRSWAKLKLGYWEPSDIIEVTNKFIQSNKAHINEDKVAIWGWSYGGFSTLKTVEIDAGQTFKYAMAVAPVTNWALYDSVYTERYMNTPKENPKGYNEISLIRNIQNFASLKRLLLIHGTADENVHIKNTYTFSNALNTFGIGNYDLHIYPDSGHSISHNNDLKMVYRRLYSWLGNAFTV, from the coding sequence ATGAATGATTCAACTCAATCTGTGCTAAGGAAAAACTTATCGTCGAAGTTGAAAAGAATCGACTCAGAAATGTCAAATCTTCGattaaatgatttagaTGGAAATGGACATATTCTAAACGATGCTGACAGACTGGCAGACTTAGAGTCACGCATACCATTAGAGACCCATGAGCCTGAAGACCATTACTTTAAAGGTGATTATCGTTCATACTGGCAGAGGAAATTTAAAACTCATTATAAggtaataatatatcttctATTTTTTCTGATGTTTTTGTTAACCATTAAGTTTTTTGCAATCACTTTTACATCGAATGACTTTGAAGGTGAAAATGACTTCGGCAGTAATGATATAAACAGAAGATCATTTGATATAGAAAATACGATGAACGGTGAATTTGTTATCTCGGAaacattattcaaatttatcagACCTCCAAAACAATTATTGAAGCATGAACAGGATCCTGGGTTATATTACACTACTGAAATTCAGGAAGATGGTTCacatttaataaaagcAGGCCAACTTTacaataaagaatttaataagAATATCATAGGAACaacttttatatatgaagGTAATGAATACCAGATCCATTCCATCGAAGTGAATTATTCTGTAGATACTGCAATCTTAGgaacaaatataattaaaaaatatagacATTCATCGATTGggttatattttatttattcaatcGACACAAATGTTATTCATCCAATTCATGTAGATAATACAGATAAAGAATGGGGATTATCTTATGCACATTTTTCACCTGCTTATAATTTCATCTATTTTGTTCATCAAAACGATTTATACTTTATGGATGtgaaagaaagaagaataaCAAGAGTTTCCAGTAATGGAAATGACATAGTATTTAATGGAAAAACCAGTTGGGTGTATGAAGAGGAAGTCCTTTCTACTGATGTAGCTGTGTGGTGGGCTCCAGATGATTCTAAATTTGTTTTCGCAGAATTTAATGAGCTAGATGTAAACTCAATGACATTTCAATTATACACAGATCCGAacttattgaataaatattcatctATAAATTACCCATTACCGGGTTCAAAGAACCCTACGgtcaaattatttttatacaCCCTGAATGATAAcgttttatcaaaattagaaattgGAGAAGGAACTcagaaatataataacgATGTTCTTATATATGATGTTGCATGGTTGACTCCAAATGAGTTACTACTGAAAATTTCTGATCGATCCTCCAAAGAATTAGAGGTActaatatttaattcagAGAAGAACTTGTTAACTAGAACAAGAACAGTAAACTCATCTGCATTTAATGGCTGGATCGAGAAGCAGAAGAAGATTACCGTCATTCCCCCAAATAACGCGATTGGAAGAAGAGATTATGGttatattgatattcaaCCTGACGAAAACGGTTTCAAccatttgtttttttatgcCAAGTTAACTTCGTCTTTGGGTCGTCAACTTACTGCAGGTGATTGGGAGGTAACTGGTGCTGGAGTTGTTGgatttgattttgaaactaACACTGTATTATTCACATCAAATAAGGCAAGCTCATTTTCACAACATTTATCCGGAACTAGGTTAGATTCAAATGAACCATTAAAAATAGAATCATTTCAGAACCCGGACgatatttattcattttatgAATTTTCATTCAGTTCAAGTACAAGATATGTTATTAGTAGAAATTTAGGGCCCGGCGTACCAGTCACAAATGTTGGTACTCTGATGGAAGTagtagaagaagatgaatcAAAATCTACAGCACTTTATTTGTCTAAACATCTAAAGTTAAAAGAGACATTGAACAACTATGATTTACCAGTCAAGAGTTATAAAACTATGAAAATGAACGATGGTGTGGTAATAGATTACATCGAGATCAAACCTCTACATATTGattctaataaaaaatacCCACTACTTGTTAACGTATATGGCGGACCTGGCTCAAGGACATTTGATTGTAAATATGgtattgaatttgaatcaACAGTATCATCAGGTTTGGATGCAATTGTTCTCCAGATTGAACCTAGGGGAACAGGAGGTAAAGGTTGGGCATATAGGAGTTGggcaaaattaaaattggGCTATTGGGAACCATCTGACATAATTGAGGTAaccaataaatttatacaATCTAACAAAGCTCATATAAATGAGGATAAAGTAGCCATCTGGGGATGGTCATACGGAGGCTTTTCTACTTTAAAAACAGTTGAGATTGATGCTGGTCAAACATTCAAATATGCAATGGCTGTCGCACCGGTTACAAATTGGGCATTGTATGATTCAGTGTACACGGAAAGATACATGAACACACCAAAAGAAAATCCTAAAGGGTACAATGagatttcattaataagaaatattcaaaattttgcCTCATTGAAGAGGCTTCTCTTAATTCATGGAACTGCTGACGAAAACGTTCATATAAAAAACACATATACGTTTTCCAATGCTTTAAATACCTTTGGTATTGGAAATTATGACTTACACATTTATCCTGATTCTGGCCATTCAATTTCTCATAATAATGATCTTAAGATGGTGTATAGAAGATTATATTCTTGGCTAGGCAATGCATTTACAGTCTAA